DNA from Amycolatopsis sp. DSM 110486:
GACGAGCGCCCCCGGGTGGGGGTATCCGTGCTGGTCATGATGCAACCTCCAGGCATAGATCACCTGCACCACGAATTCGCGAAAACGCAGTCAGGAGGGGAAAAGAACGACTATTCGATTGAGAACTCTCCGGCCCTAGCCGGTTCCCAGCGCTTGAGCTTCAGCGACTCGCAACGCCGCCGACGCGCTGGTCGTCAGGTCCGGGAATGTCCCCGACGCCCCCGCACCGGCCCACGCGATCCGCCACGAAACCGTGGCAGTCACCCGAAATTGTTCCCCCGGAGCTCCCGCCGAGGACCGCTGGTACGTGTGACCGCAGTCCGGCGACGCCGCCCTCGGATCACCTCTACTAGTGAATGGCGTGCCCGGCCCGGTGCACGTCACCGTGCTGCCGTCGCCCATCGACCACACCACCGACACCGGCGTCGCTGTCGCGGTCACCGAGACCGCCGGCACCGCCGCAGTCGCCGTCCTCGACAACCACCCATCCCGATCGAGCCACAACCACGTTGGCAACCGCACCAACTGCGTCCCCGCCGGACTCGATGCGATCAGCGGACTCGGCAACCGCAGCTGCGCCCGCGCCTGCGCCGCCAGCTCCTCCGGCGACGGCACCGGCGCCGCACCTGGGGCTTGCCCATCCGGAATCCACACTGGCGCGCGGAACAACGCGTCCCGTGCCCCAGTGCCCGAGCAGCGATAGACGTACCACGCGCCGCCCCCGTTCTCGGCCTGCGCTGATACCACGTGGCCCTGTTCAGCCGAGCGCAACGACACAAGACTCACGCCGCCCGCGCCCGAGCTGTAGCTAGCGGTCTTCACGCCCGACGGAAGTTGATAGTCGCTGCGCACGTACGAGCACCGCGCGCGATCGTCTTGCCCGACCTTGGTGTCGCCTGGCGGTGCCGAAAGCGCTGGTCCTTCGGGTTCATGCGGCGACCTCGGTGCACCTGGCCCCGGCGCTGGAGAAACATCGCGTCCGCCTTGCCCTGCACCGAGTGCACAACCCGCGTAGGCCGCCTGACCACAATCGACGTCTCCGAACCAGTCGCCCGCAAACGCAGGCCCCACGCACGCGAGCATTGCGGAGCAGGTCAACATCGCCGCTGTAGCAGCTCGCTCGACGCTCAGCATGATCCGGTTCCCGCTACCGCGAACCGAGTCACCCGCCAGGATCCGTCGATGCCCAGTTTGACCTCGGCGTTGATCAGGTGCTTGCCGCCGGGCTCACTGTCGGCTGGCTTGCCCGTGTCGGTCCGGTACTTCAACCAGCCGCTCGCGTCTGAGCAGTCACGGATCATGACGGTCTTCGGTGCGCTCTGCGAATCCACAGACTGAACAACCGGCACACCGACAGGATGCCCCTTGGTGATCAGGCGGTTCGCGTGGTCGGCGTACATCTGGCGCGACAGCACCGAAAGCGCGTCGCCCGTCGTGTGATCAGCCAATCGCGACGACTGCCAGTCAGACGTCGCCGCCACCGCCGCGACATCGTCCCACATCGCCAAGTACGCCGTGGTGGCGTTTTGCGCCGCGGCTTCTGCAGGAGACGTAGTTGCGCGGCTCGGGGTCGACGCTGGCACGCTTGGCCTGGCGGAAGCGGGAGCTGAGGCTCCACCAGAACCGCACGCGGTCGCACCCAGGCCGATCCCGATCACCGTGACCAGCGCGGCCGTGCGCATGCCCTTGCTCGAAAGACGCGTCATCGCTGGCCCCCAGGTCGCTGGTATCCGTTGCCCGCACGTGCACGCGTTCCCCGGATGGAACACGTCGGGCTTGGCATTCGTGCAAGGTCGACTTTCCCGTTTTGAGGTCGGCACTCGTGAACTCGTCGGTGAAGTTCACCCGATGGGCTGGGCACGACCATGTGCGAAGCGCGAACGGCGGTTGTTGTGTACATCTTGATCAAGTGAGAACCGAGGTCACCGTGCAGTTCGCGCAAATCCGTGGGTGGTCGACGCTGGGCGCCGTCGTCGTTGGTCTCGTACTGGGGGCAGCAGGAAGCCTGCTCACACGCCGGTTCGTACCGCCCGGCCACGTTGCCGCCAGGTCGTGGTGGCTGGGGGCACTGATCACGGCTGTTGTGCTGGGACTCGTGGCCTGGCGCGTTCGCGCCGGCGGCGAACCCGTGGTCGACGGATACGTGGCGGTGCTGGCGGTCCCGCTCGCAGTCATCGACTCGTGCGAGCATCGGTTGCCACGCGCGCTGTTGTGGCCACAGCTGGGCGGCGCTCTGCTCGGGTTCTCGATCTTGTGTGTCGTACGGAACGACTCCGCGCCTGGTGTCCGCGCCGTCGCTGCACTCGCAGCGGCCGCTGGCCTGTTTCTCGTCCTGGCCCTCGTGACTGCCGGAGAAGTGGGAGCCGGGGACATCAGCGCAGCTGCGGTGGTCGGGCTGGTGACGGGATGGCTCGGATGGCCGTTCGTCGGCGGTGCTCTCCTGACGGCCTCGGTCCTGGCGCTCGTCCTCGTCGCCGTCCCGGGAGTCAGGCAACGCAACGCAGCGGGTGTGGTTCTGGTGCCCTTTGGGCCGTGTCTCTACGCAGGAGCCCTCGTGATGGTTGTGGCGGCCGCGTAACTCAGGGACGACGGGCCCCGCCGAGATTTCCAGGGCTGGGGTGGCGCGAATAGGGAGGGGCGCCACCCCAGCGCGCGATGTCGAGCGCAGACCTACCGGCCCCCCGACGGGATCGGCAGCTCGAACAGATGACTCGACTCGCATACCTCCACGATGAGGTGCCGAGCTCCGTGAAGGAACTGAACGGCGAGCACAGCGGTGTGCTGATTTTGTGCCGCTTTTGTGCCGGTTGTGTCATGGTGGAAATCGTTTTCGTATCTGATCGCGTCACCTGGTCGACGCAGTCCGGCCGCGCAGGGCCCACACTCACGCGCGCCGGTGACGAATCTTGTCCGACGCTTCAACACCAGACGCCGTGAGCTCAAGTCGCTGGGTCGTCGGTTCGGAGGCGAGGTGACCAGACGCCATCAGCTTTGAGCACGCCTGAGCAACCCAGTCCGCCACCGCCTGTCCTCCGTCGGCGATGAAGAACTCGTCGTACCGACGCAGAGTTCCGCGCTCGACTCGGCGCAGGGCGCGCTGGGACGGCACATCGATTTCTGTTTCTTCTATGTTCACGCTGCTTCTCCGACCACCAGGCGGGACCGGACGGACGCGTGCTGACCGCTGAGCGCCACGCCAAACTCCTTGTCGAGCAGCACAGTCTCACGACTGGCCGGTTCAGTCCCCTGTGGACTACCGGAGTACACGTGGAGTGGAACAGACGACGGCCCAGGATGGCTACGAGGCGTAACCTCGCCCCCGTGTGTTGACCTGTCCAGCCGCGCGTGTATCTCGATTGCCGTTCGCAGCAGCGCACGCAGCTGACCCACTTCCGACGGGCGAAGAATCGCGGCACCAGACGCGTCGAACGTCAAACGCGGACCTCGTTCATCTATCGATACCCGCACGCACGAGCGTCGTCCGTCACGGTCACGGCACGACACGGCCCATGCGCGTCGCCCAGCCTTCCAACCAGCCCTGATCAACACAGCCAGAACACCATGCCGGTTGCGCACCTTCCGAGCCCGCGCCGACCGCGCTTGCCCGCCGTCACCGCCCACTTCGGCGTCACGCCGAAGCAACGAGCCCGACCTCGCGCGCATCACTGGTCCCTCATCGTTGCTCGCGCTCGACACGAGTCCTGGCTTTCGAACCGCCACCGTCGTTGAGTGTGCATCCACCGGAGTGGCCACGGCCCGGCGCCCATCGTCAAAGTTCGGGACTACCGAGGCGACGCGGGGCTCGAATGACGAAAACCACGGGCTGTTCGGGTTGCGTCGGTTCGGAACCGGTGGTGGCACCCGACCGGGAACCCGCCTCGGCAACAACGGCATCGGACCTTCAAGGTCAAGGCCGCTCTCCTGCAATGACAGAGGAAAGCACTGCGGGCAGTACTCCAGCGCGGGGCGCGCGGAACGGGTTCGAACGCAGGCGACACCGCACTCCGATAGGCCAAAGAACCGCCCGCCGCCGCACAGCCGCTCTTCGTTGCCAGGCAAAACCAGGTGGAGGAACCTGCCGCTCCACAGCCCTGGCCACCTCGTCTGCTGCGCGTTGAGGTCGTCGTTCATCAATCCCCTCCTGCACTGAGGGCGACGGACCTGGCAGCGGCCGGGGATGCGCCGCCTGGTCCGCCGCGTCCGAGGGAAGCGAGCGGCGGAGCGGAGCACCACAGCCTCCGGGGTCCGCCGACGGGCTGGTCTCCACGCCCCGCCACTCGCCTCATGAACCCGGGCGCCTCTGCGGGTAGGCGTCGCCCGGGCGAACTCGAAGGAGGTGAATCCGCTCCGGAACCGGCTGCCGCATCTGCGGGCCGGCGGCTCGTCGCGGGACGGAGGACCGGTGCCACCGCGTCGTGTACGGCATCTCCGGTCATGGCCACCCCTTACGCGGTTCCGTCCACCTTCGTCGAACGTTGCCAACGTTGCTTTGTTGACAGCATCAATGTCAACACCGGAAACATTGGAGGGCAATGACCTGTTCGGGTGATGTGCGCTTCACGGCGCCACTGCCCTATCCTGTGTTGCATGCCTGGCAACACGGCGACAATCAAGTCCAAAGCAGTCGGCGCCAAGCTGAGGAAGCTGCGAACAGATCGCCGCCAATCGCTCCGAGCTGCGGCGGCTGACCTGGGCATCGATCCCAGCACATTGCTTCGCTACGAGACCGGCGAGCGAGGCCCGAAGGCCGAGACGGTCGCCCGAATCTTGGGTCACTACGGCGTCAACAACGGCCTATACGACGAGATCATGGGCATGCTCGCCGATGTTGACGCCCCGCAGTGGCTCGCGATCTCGTTGCCAGAGCAACGGCAACAGACCGCCGCCCTGCTCGAGTTCGAAGCAGCGGCCGGCACCATCACCGAGGTTGCGCCGCTGCTGATCCCCGGCCTGGTGCAGAGTCCGGATTACACCCGCGCGATCATGTCCGGTGGCACGGTGCCGTCCGACGAGGTCAGTCTCCGCGTTGCAACTCGCCTCGGTCGCCGAGAAGTCGTGAGCATCGATAGGCCCAATCCCGCGAACCTGGTCGTGCTGGTTGGCGAGGCCGCCCTGCGGCAGGTGATCGGGACCAAGGACATGATGGTGGAGCAGCTGGACTACCTGTTGAAGGTCGCGAGCTGGCCACATGTCGACGTGCGGGTGGTGCCGTTCACCAGCGGTTGGCATCCCGCGTTGGAGGGTGCATTCACGCTGATCGACCCGCGAGCCGACGACGGGCTCTCGATCGTATTCCTCGAGAACCGGCGAAGTGGGCTGATCCTGCACGAGGACAAGGACGTGAAGGCGTATCGCGAGGCAATCCCACTCGTCTCGTCAGCCGCGCTGAGCCCCGCAGCTTCGATCGAGTTCATCGCCGATCTTGTCAACGGAATGAGGACACCATGACTGCGCCGTCAACCGCCAGCAGCTGGCGGAAGCCGCGTCGGAGCCAGAACGGCAACAACTGCGTGGAGGTCGCGCTCGCCCCGACCGAGGTCGGCGTCCGCGACACGAAGGATCGAGATAGCGGGCAGCTGTCGGTCACCAGCACGGCATGGCGCGCGCTGATCAAGAACTTCTCACGCGAGTGATCGAACCATCTCGATGCCACGGTGAGTTTCCACCGGGGCATCGGCGTGCTCGGAACGGATGCTCCGGCGCAAGTCCGCTCACGAACCTCCGACAGCTGTGCGTCGACCGACGAGCGTAGTTCACACCTTGGGGAATTCGTGATCACCGTCCTCGCTGGAGCTGTAACTTCAAAGACGCCCTCAGCACGCCCTCCCTATAGCGTGCGGAGGGCGCTTCGCATGGACTGGAGGTCCGTCCAAGCCTGGGGCGACGGCTTTCAGCTCTATCCACGCTGCGGAAGCACTCGAACCGTCCACGCCGTGGTTCAAAGCTGGGGGAAGGCGCTCAGGTTCGGGATGACATGCGTGGCGCCGGCGGCGCGGAGCTCCTCTTCGGGGGTCTTGCCGGTGGCGACGGCGATGATCACGACGCCCGCAGTGAGCGCGGCTTTCACGTCGTTAGATGTGTCTCCGACAAGCACAGTGTCTGGGTTCGCGAAGCGTGTGCCGGTGCGTTGTTCGGCGCGCTGCTGCGCGATCGTCACCAGCATCGACCGGTCAGCGTGGTCGTCCCCGAACGCGCTGGCTTCGAGGTCGAGGTACTTGTCTAGGCCGAAGACCTCCAGCTTGATCCGCGCCACCGCTCGCAGGTTGCCGCTGAGCACCGCCTGGTAGACGGCCGGGTCACCTGCCAGCCGAGCCAACGTCTCCTCCGCGTCTGGCAGCGCGCGCCCCGTTGTTCGCAGCTCGTCGCGGGCATCCTCGTACTCCTGCACGAGAGCGTCCGCCAGGCGCCCGACCTTGTCGGCCGTGGGTTCGATGTCGTTGATGCGCAGTGATTCGGCCATGATGTCCAGCTCGGTTCGGCCGGCGATCTTCGCCAGCTTGGCGAGCGGCCGGCCCGTCACGGCCGGAAAGGCGCGGTCGTAGATTGCTCGCCCCACGCCGCGGGTCTCGATCAGCGTGTGGTCGACATCCCAGAGCACCAGGGTGCGGGGAGAGCGATGGGGGACGGTCATGCGCACAAGTCTGCCAGCCGTGACGGCGCGTATCGGCCGCGTTACCATTCGCGCAGGTCAAACCTGACGAGAGGGGCAGGGGCAGGTGACCGACGAACATCTGGCGCACGTGGTCGGCAGCCGCGTCCGGTTCTTCCGGTCGACGAAGCCGTTGACGAAGACCGTCGTCGCCGGCCTGGCCGGGATCACGCCGGACTACCTGTACCAGATCGAGCGCGGTGTCAAGATGCCCACGATCCCGGTCCTCGTGCAGCTGGCACATGTTCTGGATGTCGAGCCGGGCGACCTGCTCAACGAGATACCTCCGGCTCGCCGCAAGAAGGTCACCGGCAACGCCGGCGACGCGCTGCAGCGAGCCCTGACCCGGCCGGCAGCTCCGGCTGACGCGCCCATTCTCGACGATCTGCGCGAGGACGTTGTCCGCGCCTGGCACACCTGGCAAACCTCGCCGCACCGCTACAGCGAGCTGAGTGCCGAGTTGCCCGAGATGATCGCCGGGGCGCGGGCGGCGGTGAACAGCAGCGACGCCCGCGACCGGCGAGCGGCGCACCGGTACGCCGCAGACCTGTACGGCCTCGTGCGCACCGTCACCAAACGGGTCGGTCGCGGCGACCTGTCCCTTCTCGCCGCCGACCGTGCACTGCGGGAAGCCGAGGCCGCCGACGACCCGATCCGGCTGGCCGCCGCACGCTGGAACCTGGGCCAGGTGCTCCTGGCCGACGGCAGCGTCGAGGGCGCCGAAGAGGAAGCGGTCGACGCTCGCGCCAGCCTCCAGCCCCTCATCGAGCACGAGAACGTCGACGCGCTGGCGCTGTCGGGCTCGCTGTTGCTGCTCTCGGCCATCGCCGCCGTCCGGAGTGGCAATCGCTGGACAGCCAGAGATCGTCTCCGTGAAGCAGTCCCTCTCGCCCAGCGGGTCGGCGAGCACAACGCCTGCTGGACGGCTTTCGGCCCGACCAATGTCGCGATGTTCGCGGTGAGCATCGAGGTGGAATCCGGGGAAGCCGTCGAAGGGCTACGGCTGGCCGAGACGATCGATCACGACCGGTCTCCGTCGGTTGAGCGCCGTGTCGCGTTTCTCGTCGATCAGGCCAAGGGCTACACGCAGCGCCGCGACTACTCGGGCGCGCTGCTCATGTTGCAGGCCGCAGAGGCGGAGGCTCCCGAGGACATCCAGTACCGGCCGGCCGTGCACGGCGTCCTCGGAACCTTGACCGATCGGGGTCGCGGATCCGTCGCGCGGCAGGCCGCGTCACTGGCGAAGCGCGCAGGGCTGCCGACGGTGTCGTGAAGGCACCCGAGCTGACAGTTCGAGTTACCGGCAAGTAGCGCTTTTACGGTTGCCCTTGGCAGCTCGGCGGCCGGCCGACCTCGGCCTGCAGCCGGGGCGCGGACACCTTCCCTCCGCGGGAGGGCTCCCCTCACGTTCGCGCCCGACGTCCCGGTCGCCGGGCTGCCGTCCATGGCAGGACCCGAACGGAAGGACAGCCAACGGTGAGCGATCACGCGGCAATATCCCCGGAGGAGGAGCCGCATCTGGACGCGCTCCGCCGTGCAGTTGCGCAGGGGTTTACCCCGGTGCCGCTGGCGAACGTCCCCGTCCTGTTCTACGAACGTCCACGCGGCTGCGTGGTGGAGACGATCAAGATCGAGTCGATGACCAAAGCCACTGCAGCTCACTGGAGGCCGGGCGACGACAGTCCGTGGGACAACGCACAGGGTCCCATCTGGCAAACAGATGGCGACGTGGCGACGGTCATCAATGAATTGCTGACGCTTCCACACCCCGACCCGGACCACATTTTTCCCCGTTGACCGCCGACCCCCGCACGACGGAAGCGGTCGACTCGAACCTCAAACCTGGAAGTCGAATGTCCGCCACATTTACGTTGACCACCGACGAGTGGAAGATTATCTCCGCCCTGAACGAAAACCCTTCCGGGTTGACCTGCTTGAACGTTGCACTCAAGCTCAAGATTGACGAGAAGCTGACCTACAGGATCTTGGTTGGATTGAGCGCGAAGGGTCTGACGTCGAAGGAGCACCAAGAGTCTGGTCTGGGGGTCAAAATGCTCATACATACCAGCACCGATGTCGGGCGTCGACTTCTCGCCGAGTTAGAAGAGGTCTAGGTTCTCGTGTCGAGCTCTCCCAGGCAGTGGCGACCCCACGAACCTCATAGTCTCGGTTCAAGGATTCCCGACTCACCAGAATGGGAATCCACAGCCCGCCCGCGACCCCTGCACGACTGGATAGTTCCGGAAATGACACCAGCGTGGCCCCTTGAAGACCGAGACGATTCATAAACTCGCGACCGACGCAATTCCAACTCGATCGACCTAATTCCGGTCGTATCCCTAGGAGGAATCAGTGCACCAACTCATCGCCAGCCCGTTCCTTGGCGAATATCTCGTGACACGCCCCGACAGCGAGCGTGGAGTCAAAATTCCCCAGGGTCGCTACCGGCAGCTGAAATCCGCTGAAGCCGGGGAACTCGTGCCGGAATGGCTCGAGCAGGCGGTGGCGCAGTGCTGGGGTCTGAACGTGTCCGGCCGCGCGCTGAGTGACGTCGTGCTCATCCGAAGCGAGTCGGCGCACGGGTTCGGCCGGGCCAGCTACGAGCTCAACCTCGGCTGCAACTACGACTGCGAGCACTGCTACCTCGGCCTCAAGCGTTTCGAGGGTCTGTGCTGGTCTGATCGTGAACGGCTGCTGCACATCATGCGCGACGCCGGCGTGCTCTGGCTCCAGCTCACCGGCGGCGAGCCGCTGATCGACCGCCTCTTCTCCGAGACCTACGAGTTGGCGTGGGACCTCGGCATGATGATCGGCATCTCGTCCAACGGATCGCGCTTGCACAACCCCGACATCCTGAACCTGCTCACGACCCGCCGGCCCTACCGACTCACGATCAGCGTCTACGGCGCGACCGAGGCCAGCTACGACGGCCTGACCCGCCGCCGCGGGTCGTTCCGGAAGTTTCAGAGCGGGCTCGCTGCCGCGGTCGAGGCCGGGCTGCCGCTCAAGCTCAACATCGTCGTCGCACGGCAGAACGAGCACGAGGTCGCCGAGATGCAGGCGATGGCCGAAGGACTCGGGATTCCCTATCACGTGTTCACCAACATGAGCCCGACCATCTACGGCGGACCGGAGAGCCTGCCCGCTCAGTCTCGGGAATTCCAACGACAGCGCAAGCCGTTCGGCGGCTGCAACGCCGGAGTGACGTTCTTCCACGCAGACCCGCACGGCGTCGCCTCGATCTGCAAAGTCGGGCGCGACCCCTCGGTCAACCTGATGTCCGAGGGCGTCGCAGGGTTGACCAATCTGGCCGGAATTGCCGAGAAGCTGCAGACCCGCACCGGCGGGTGCAGCGGGTGCACCCTCTCCGGCACGTGCTGGGTCTGCCGTCCGCTCGCGAAGCTGTACCAGCAGGCGAAGGCGCCGCTGGGCTCGTACTGCCAGCACCGAGGGAGGTGAAACCTCCTGACCGCTGTCCTGATCGACCTCAAGCCGCCATCCGCGATGGCAGCCGACCTCGGCGAGATCCAGATCGTCCCCGATCTGGAAGCCCTGTCCGAGGAAGGCCGGTGCAACTGCGCCGCCAGTGACGACAACCCCTACTGACCGACCGCGGGCGGGCGTCGGGGCGTCCGACGCCCGCGCCCGCCCGACTCTGGCTTACGCTCCAGATCACCAGCGCTTGCCAACCTCACGAGGACCGACACCACCCATGGCCATCCCGCGCCAGCACTGGGAAGAACTCCCCGAGCCCGTTCACGACGCCGTCGAAGCCCTGCTCGGGCCCATCCAGACGGCCACCACGGTCGGCCTCGGGCAGAACTCGGCCATCGCGGCGGTCCTCGCGACCCCGCAGCGGCGCTTGTTCGTCAAGGGCCTGCGTACCGACCAGCGTGCGGTCGTTGCCCAGCAACGCGAAGCGTCGATCAACCCACACGTCCGCACCGTGGCACCCGAGCTCCTCTGGCGGCTCGAGATCCACGGCTGGGATCTGCTGTGCTTCGAACACCTCGACGGTCGGGCCGCCGACTACTCCCCTGCCTCGCCTGATCTGCCGCGACTGGTCGACACCATGCGCCGACTGGCCGCCCTGCCCTGCCCGGACCTGCCGCCCACGGTCTTCCGACCTGCGCAACTGCGGTGGGCCGAACTCATCGACGACCCCAACGCCCGCCAGCAACTCGCCGGCGACACGATCCTCCACACCGACTACAACCCCTCGAACATCATCGTCACGAGCACCGGCGATCTGAAGATGATCGACTGGGCGTGGCCGACCCGAGGAGCCGCCTGGATCGACCCGGCATGCCTGGTCCCCAGGCTCATCGCCTGGGGTCACACACCTGCGAGCGCCGAAGCCGTCGCCGCGCAGTGCCCGGGCTGGACCGACGCCGATCCAGCGATCATCGATCTCTTCGCCGCCGGCCTCACGACCATGTGGGACGCCATCGCTCACGACGAGCCGGGTGAAGACTGGAAACAGACCCTAGCCACGTCGGCCAAGCAGTGGCTCGAGCATCGGACCGCACCCGCCTCCGCCTGAACCTGGCTCGAAAACCGCCAGGTCATCTACTCGAATTTCGGTAATCACGCGTTTCTGTCGGACGTCGCCCTCGTATTTGATCTCTGTCACGCATCGCCACGAGACAGCCCGGAGGAATCGTCGTATGGCCAGCCAGCTCCAGGAAGCCGCCAGCCAGATCCAGGCGCTCGCCAGCAACTTGCCTATGACCGCCGTCCAAGCGATCACCCAGGAACTGGAGAGCGTCGCCACCCACGCCGCCGCGATCGTCGGCGGCACGCCACACGAAGCGGTCGTTACCCAGATCCAGCAGGTCAGCCAGGAGATCGGGCAGTCTGTCGGCGCGCAACTCCAAGGCCTCGCGCAGCAGCTTGAGCAGGTCGCCGCCGCGATCGCCGGCGGTTCGTAGACATCTTCTGGAGCGCGTCCGGCAGGGCCGCCTAGGAAGCATCCGCCATCCGGTCCCGCGAATCAGCAGCGAGTACAGCAGGCCCGAGATCGGGTCGGCAGCGCGCCCGTCGGATCATCGCCGGCGAAGGGCGATTGGGTGCGCTCCGACGGCTCGAACGTCGAGCTTCAGAGCGGAACCCGCGACGAGTACTACCAGCAGGCAATCGAGTTCGTCGCCACGAATCTCCCGCCTGCCCAGCGAAAGGTCGCACGCCTCGCCTCACACATGGAAGTCAAGGTCGCGATCGAGATGAGGAACAACGGCCTCACCGAAGAGACCGTCGTCATCGACCGCTCGGTGTGCGGCACCAGGGACTTCGATAATTCGGCCCCGCTGACCTGCGACAAGCAGCTCGAGACGACCTTCCTCGCCCCCGGCTCCACGCTCCACGTCGCGCAGCCGGACGGCAGTACCATCACCTACACAGGACGGGAGGAACAAACATGACCCTGACCGCTTACGGCCCCACCTACCGAAACGGTGAGGAAGGTGGGTTCAACCTCGAACTCACCAGTGACGACGACGTGCGCCGGCTTGTCGACCTCCTCGCCCCGGACGACGTCTCCACCGCCACCATCGAAGCCGAGCACGGCGTCGTCGACGCCCACGTGCATGGCGACTACGGCTACCTCCTCTACAACGGCGAGGAGATGATCTCCGCCTTCACCGACGGAGACCCCGCATCGCCTGAAGTCACCGACTCCGAGACAGGATTCCCAGCCGGGTCAGGGGTTCCGCTCGATCTGTTCATCAAGGCGCTCGTCGAACTCCTCCACACCGGCCGGCTACCTCAGGCAGTTCGGTGGAACGGCGCGGCGCTGCCTCAGACCGACTGAGGCACGGCATAGCCGTCAGCAGTACCAGCAGGTGGCCCAGCCGGCTCGCCACCTTCGCGCCGGAGCCTTCGACGGCCGATGAGCTCCCGGCGGACCAGCGTTCCTGCCAGTCACCCAGCAACAGCCTCGCCTTCGCAGTCGTGGAGCCCGACATCTACGACACGCGCTTCGCGCCATGCCGACAACTTCAGTAGGCACAGCAGCTCTGAGCAGGGGGATCCGTTACTAGCGCTGCAGGCATCGTCAGCCGTCGCGTCGGCGCCACTCAAGCAGAGAAATCACCTGCCCATCACCTTCATCCCGACCTGTCTCTTGTTCTGTCGGAGCCAGGTCGACACTCGGGGTGCGCGACGTCACAGTGCGGAAAAGTTCGGACGGGACTCGACATTGTTCTATGAGCTCTTCCGCACCGATTCCCTCGTGATCGAGGAGTTCCACCGCGCGCGGAAGAAGCGATGGTTGTTCGATCGTCGTCACGAGGCCCGGCTCGTTCCGCCGCCATCCCCGGCTCGAGACTGTGGTCATGGCATTGCGGTATGACACGTCGCTGAGGCGTCCGAGACGCCTGGCCCGGTATAGCAATGCCTGCATACTGACGCCCCACTGCTCCTTC
Protein-coding regions in this window:
- a CDS encoding aminoglycoside phosphotransferase family protein; its protein translation is MAIPRQHWEELPEPVHDAVEALLGPIQTATTVGLGQNSAIAAVLATPQRRLFVKGLRTDQRAVVAQQREASINPHVRTVAPELLWRLEIHGWDLLCFEHLDGRAADYSPASPDLPRLVDTMRRLAALPCPDLPPTVFRPAQLRWAELIDDPNARQQLAGDTILHTDYNPSNIIVTSTGDLKMIDWAWPTRGAAWIDPACLVPRLIAWGHTPASAEAVAAQCPGWTDADPAIIDLFAAGLTTMWDAIAHDEPGEDWKQTLATSAKQWLEHRTAPASA
- a CDS encoding prepilin peptidase, which produces MRTEVTVQFAQIRGWSTLGAVVVGLVLGAAGSLLTRRFVPPGHVAARSWWLGALITAVVLGLVAWRVRAGGEPVVDGYVAVLAVPLAVIDSCEHRLPRALLWPQLGGALLGFSILCVVRNDSAPGVRAVAALAAAAGLFLVLALVTAGEVGAGDISAAAVVGLVTGWLGWPFVGGALLTASVLALVLVAVPGVRQRNAAGVVLVPFGPCLYAGALVMVVAAA
- a CDS encoding DUF397 domain-containing protein, translating into MTAPSTASSWRKPRRSQNGNNCVEVALAPTEVGVRDTKDRDSGQLSVTSTAWRALIKNFSRE
- a CDS encoding Imm1 family immunity protein — its product is MTLTAYGPTYRNGEEGGFNLELTSDDDVRRLVDLLAPDDVSTATIEAEHGVVDAHVHGDYGYLLYNGEEMISAFTDGDPASPEVTDSETGFPAGSGVPLDLFIKALVELLHTGRLPQAVRWNGAALPQTD
- a CDS encoding HAD hydrolase-like protein — its product is MTVPHRSPRTLVLWDVDHTLIETRGVGRAIYDRAFPAVTGRPLAKLAKIAGRTELDIMAESLRINDIEPTADKVGRLADALVQEYEDARDELRTTGRALPDAEETLARLAGDPAVYQAVLSGNLRAVARIKLEVFGLDKYLDLEASAFGDDHADRSMLVTIAQQRAEQRTGTRFANPDTVLVGDTSNDVKAALTAGVVIIAVATGKTPEEELRAAGATHVIPNLSAFPQL
- a CDS encoding helix-turn-helix transcriptional regulator, whose translation is MPGNTATIKSKAVGAKLRKLRTDRRQSLRAAAADLGIDPSTLLRYETGERGPKAETVARILGHYGVNNGLYDEIMGMLADVDAPQWLAISLPEQRQQTAALLEFEAAAGTITEVAPLLIPGLVQSPDYTRAIMSGGTVPSDEVSLRVATRLGRREVVSIDRPNPANLVVLVGEAALRQVIGTKDMMVEQLDYLLKVASWPHVDVRVVPFTSGWHPALEGAFTLIDPRADDGLSIVFLENRRSGLILHEDKDVKAYREAIPLVSSAALSPAASIEFIADLVNGMRTP
- a CDS encoding radical SAM protein, producing the protein MHQLIASPFLGEYLVTRPDSERGVKIPQGRYRQLKSAEAGELVPEWLEQAVAQCWGLNVSGRALSDVVLIRSESAHGFGRASYELNLGCNYDCEHCYLGLKRFEGLCWSDRERLLHIMRDAGVLWLQLTGGEPLIDRLFSETYELAWDLGMMIGISSNGSRLHNPDILNLLTTRRPYRLTISVYGATEASYDGLTRRRGSFRKFQSGLAAAVEAGLPLKLNIVVARQNEHEVAEMQAMAEGLGIPYHVFTNMSPTIYGGPESLPAQSREFQRQRKPFGGCNAGVTFFHADPHGVASICKVGRDPSVNLMSEGVAGLTNLAGIAEKLQTRTGGCSGCTLSGTCWVCRPLAKLYQQAKAPLGSYCQHRGR
- a CDS encoding helix-turn-helix domain-containing protein, which codes for MTDEHLAHVVGSRVRFFRSTKPLTKTVVAGLAGITPDYLYQIERGVKMPTIPVLVQLAHVLDVEPGDLLNEIPPARRKKVTGNAGDALQRALTRPAAPADAPILDDLREDVVRAWHTWQTSPHRYSELSAELPEMIAGARAAVNSSDARDRRAAHRYAADLYGLVRTVTKRVGRGDLSLLAADRALREAEAADDPIRLAAARWNLGQVLLADGSVEGAEEEAVDARASLQPLIEHENVDALALSGSLLLLSAIAAVRSGNRWTARDRLREAVPLAQRVGEHNACWTAFGPTNVAMFAVSIEVESGEAVEGLRLAETIDHDRSPSVERRVAFLVDQAKGYTQRRDYSGALLMLQAAEAEAPEDIQYRPAVHGVLGTLTDRGRGSVARQAASLAKRAGLPTVS